The genomic stretch AGATAATTTTGAAGGATATCAACTACATTTCTTGAATAGGTTATATAGATAGTAAGTAGGAGGGTGAAAAAATGTCAGATTTATTTACATTATTAGATTCATATTATCCAGAAATGGTATCTACTCGTAGATATCTACATGAAAATCCCGAGCTTTCTTTTAAAGAATTTGAAACAGCTAAATTTATTCAAAACTTCTATAAACAATTAAATATTCCATTTAAATCAAATGTTGGTGGAAATGGAATTGTGGCAACAATTCATGGAAGAAGCCCTGGAAAAACAATTGCTTTACGAGCTGATTTCGACGCTTTACCTATTCAGGATGAGAAGAACGTACCTTATTCCTCAAAAGCACCTGGAGTTATGCATGCATGTGGTCACGATGGTCATACCGCTACATTATTATATTTAGCAAAAGCACTTCACGAGAAAAAAGATTCTTGGGACGGCACAGTCGTTTTACTTCATCAACATGCTGAAGAATATGCACCAGGCGGGGCAATTTCGATGATTGCTGATGGCTGTCTAGATGGTGTAGACGAGGTTTATGGAACTCATATTTGGGCTATCGAAGAATTAGGAACAATCGGTTATCGAAAAGGGCCGATCATGGCAGCAGCTGATCGTTTTTCAATTACAATCCAAGGTCAAGGCGGTCATGGTGCCGAACCCCACCGAACTAAAGATAGTATTGTAATTGCAAGCCAACTTGTAATGGCACTTCAACAAGTTGTTAGCCGTGAATCCAACCCAATTGACACTGTTGTTTTATCTATTGGTAGTTTTGAAGCAAAAAATGCTTTTAATGTAATTGCCAATCGAGCAACTTTAGTAGGAACTGTACGAACATTCAAAAAGGAAACACAAGAAAAAGTAAAAGAACAAATGGCTAGAATCATAAAAGGTATTTGTCTAGCTAATGACGTTACATACGAATTTCAGTACGATGATGGTTACCCTCCAGTAGTAAATCACGAAAAAGAAACTGATTTACTTGTTACTGTCGCTGACAAAATCGAAGAAGTAACTATCCTAAAAGAAATGGACCCTAAAATGGGTGGAGAAGATTTTGCCTACTATTTACAAAAGGTTCCAGGAACATTCTTCTTCACAGGAGCAAAGCCTCCTCACGTTACAGAAGCTTACCCTCATCACCATCCTAAATTTGATTTTGACGAAAAAGCTATGCTAATAGCAGCAAAAACACTAGGCTCTGTGACACTAGCTTCATTAAAGCAATCACAAAAATTAGTTGAACAAAATTAAGAATTGAGGAGAACTTTTGAAGTTCTCCTTTTTTGCGTGGTGAAATATAACATACTTCAAATTGAAAATGGCAGGAAAAATGCAAATTACTTATTCGTGAACTTTTTAGATTCATGCCTAGCTTTAATGAGTAAGAAAATTAGCCTAAGTTAAAATATACTAACTCATAAGGAGCCCATGAGGGTTCATTTGTTAATAAAATAGCTAAATTAGTAAGTTTTGTTACTCATAAAAGGTTCATGAGTTAATAAATCAGCTAAATGTTCCAATTTTGTTGCTCATAAAGTGTTCATAAGTATGAAAACAGCATGTTGTAAAAAAAGATCTTACGCATAAAAAGCTATGTTCAACAGCAAAAAAAAGGAGAACTTTTGAAGTTCTCCTTTTTTAATATGTAGACCTTAGAAAAGATCTTCCTTCTTGTTCATATACCTTAAACGATAAGCATTTTTGGCAGTTTCGCCTAATTGCTCAAGTAGTTGATAATTTACATATGCTCCAACTGGTGCTCCAATTACGGGTACCAATTGTAGGAGTTTAGCTAAATCGATATGATCTCGATACTCTTGTTGTAATTGTTCCCAATTGACTTGTGGATTTTCGTCTATTTTGTCTTCCCACTTTTCGATGATTTGAAAAACTTTCTTTCGATGATTATCACTTGAAAAAGCAAGTTGAAAAATATAAAGCATGAATTGGCGCTCAAGTTCATCTTTCGGTGAGTACCCATATATTTTGGCTGCCTCAACTAAAAACCTAATTTTTATTCCTAATAATAGTGGAAAATCAGCAAGACCTAACAATAGTCCACCTGCTCCAGTTCCTGCTCCTTCAACTGCTGAAATCTTTTTATATTCGTTCATTTTCTTATCTAGCATTAAATCTCGTTCTCTAAGAGATAATGCTTCATATTCTTCGCCTGAACCGTTAAAAACCGTCGATCCACCCATAAATAGTACCATCATGTTTTTAACGGCTTTCGTAAACAATTCTTGAATTTGCTCTGGCAATAATGATTGAATTTTTAATTGAACTTTTTTTGCAGATGTTTGGAAGATATTTGATTCGGCCATTACTTTTTGTTTCCATCTAGATAATTCATACTGAATACGAAGTTCATAAGAATCCATTTTGTCCACCCTTTACAATTTTTGTGGCTGACTCAATCTCTTTTGTACATAAAATTTAATTAACCACATTGAAAATAAAGTATATACAACGATCGCAATAATAAAATTTAAAATTGATGCGACTTTTATTAATACGATTAAACTAAAAACAACACTACATATTATCAGTAGTATATACAAAAGCGTTGAAATAGATTTTTTATTTTCTTCATTTGTATAAGGATAAATTTTCCACAATAAATGATAGTTATATTGTCTCAAAATTGATATATTCTGAAGCGAGATTACATAAAGAAATAAAATTCCTATTAATACCTTCCCCACAAGAGTTGGTACTAAGTAAACTACAAATCCACCTACGAAAACCTGTCTTAAAAACATGCTTAAATAGTTACCATTTCGAATAAATGTACGGACTAAAAGATAGTTTGCTGCATTTTTTACTCGAATCTTATTAATCAGTGGATCTGCCCATTTTCTTCGTTTAACTTGTTGTTGAATGGATGGTACATCTGTAAACATATTCGCAAATCGATAAAAAGTAGCTAATCTCGAAGTATCGAGTCTTACATTTCTTTCCCATTGCACTCTTTTATTTTTACTACCGATTTGGATATATAATGCATACGCTGCTAAAATAACTATGATTATTAAAAGGACTAAACTATTCCACTTACTTAATAAACCGTAAATAAATAAGAAAGTGCCGATTAATCTTAAACAATAATCAAAAGTTCGATTTAAAACACCACTGTTTGAAATATGTAAAAATGAAATGAAAAGATTATATCCCTTTAATAAGAAAATGATTACCATAAATACG from Arthrobacter citreus encodes the following:
- a CDS encoding amidohydrolase, giving the protein MSDLFTLLDSYYPEMVSTRRYLHENPELSFKEFETAKFIQNFYKQLNIPFKSNVGGNGIVATIHGRSPGKTIALRADFDALPIQDEKNVPYSSKAPGVMHACGHDGHTATLLYLAKALHEKKDSWDGTVVLLHQHAEEYAPGGAISMIADGCLDGVDEVYGTHIWAIEELGTIGYRKGPIMAAADRFSITIQGQGGHGAEPHRTKDSIVIASQLVMALQQVVSRESNPIDTVVLSIGSFEAKNAFNVIANRATLVGTVRTFKKETQEKVKEQMARIIKGICLANDVTYEFQYDDGYPPVVNHEKETDLLVTVADKIEEVTILKEMDPKMGGEDFAYYLQKVPGTFFFTGAKPPHVTEAYPHHHPKFDFDEKAMLIAAKTLGSVTLASLKQSQKLVEQN
- a CDS encoding EcsC family protein, which encodes MDSYELRIQYELSRWKQKVMAESNIFQTSAKKVQLKIQSLLPEQIQELFTKAVKNMMVLFMGGSTVFNGSGEEYEALSLRERDLMLDKKMNEYKKISAVEGAGTGAGGLLLGLADFPLLLGIKIRFLVEAAKIYGYSPKDELERQFMLYIFQLAFSSDNHRKKVFQIIEKWEDKIDENPQVNWEQLQQEYRDHIDLAKLLQLVPVIGAPVGAYVNYQLLEQLGETAKNAYRLRYMNKKEDLF
- a CDS encoding ABC transporter permease, which translates into the protein MSTIKELWLARFRSFMKEMGRYGRYIFNDHIKFVLVFAFGGGAYYYQEMLKTISPDFPVVLVISIIFGFLVVTGQITTFFKGPDLHYLLPLEKKMKSYFIRSFFITYIVQIYLMLMMLGVIYPIYKKFLLGETTSFIVFMVIIFLLKGYNLFISFLHISNSGVLNRTFDYCLRLIGTFLFIYGLLSKWNSLVLLIIIVILAAYALYIQIGSKNKRVQWERNVRLDTSRLATFYRFANMFTDVPSIQQQVKRRKWADPLINKIRVKNAANYLLVRTFIRNGNYLSMFLRQVFVGGFVVYLVPTLVGKVLIGILFLYVISLQNISILRQYNYHLLWKIYPYTNEENKKSISTLLYILLIICSVVFSLIVLIKVASILNFIIAIVVYTLFSMWLIKFYVQKRLSQPQKL